In Pongo abelii isolate AG06213 chromosome 15, NHGRI_mPonAbe1-v2.0_pri, whole genome shotgun sequence, a single window of DNA contains:
- the LOC134759952 gene encoding LOW QUALITY PROTEIN: olfactory receptor 6S1 (The sequence of the model RefSeq protein was modified relative to this genomic sequence to represent the inferred CDS: deleted 1 base in 1 codon), with translation MSPDGNHSSDPTEFVLAGFPNLNSARVELFSVFLLVYLLILIGNVLTVGVVRADTRLQAPMYFFLGNLSCLEILLTSVIIPKMLSNFLSRQHTISFAACITQFYFYFFLGASEFLLLAVMSVDRYLAICHPLCYPLLMSGAVCFHVALACWVGGLVPVLGPTVAVALLPFCKQGAVVQHFCDSGPVLRLACTNTKKLEETDFVLASLVIVSSLLITAVSYGLIVLAVLSIPSASGRQKGFSTGTSHLIVVTLFYGSAIFLYVRPSQSGSVDTNWAVTVITTFVTPLLNPFIYALRNEQVKEALKDMFRKVVAGFLGNLLLDKYLNEKAVK, from the exons ATGAGTCCTGATGGGAACCACAGTAGTGATCCAACAGAGTTCGTCCTGGCAGGGTTCCCAAATCTCAACAGCGCAAGAGtggaattattttctgtgtttcttcttgTCTATCTCCTGATTCTGATAGGCAACGTGTTGACTGTGGGGGTGGTT AGGGCTGATACTCGACTACAGGCCCCCATGTACTTCTTTCTGGGTAACTTGTCCTGCCTAGAGATTCTGCTCACTTCTGTCATCATTCCAAAGATGCTGAGCAATTTCCTCTCAAGGCAACACACTATTTCCTTTGCTGCATGTATCACCCAATTCTATTTCTACTTCTTTCTCGGGGCCTCCGAGTTCTTACTGTTGGCTGTCATGTCTGTGGATCGCTACCTGGCCATCTGTCATCCTCTGTGCTACCCCTTGCTCATGAGTGGGGCTGTGTGCTTTCATGTGGCCTTGGCCTGCTGGGTGGGGGGACTCGTCCCTGTGCTTGGTCCCACAGTGGCTGTGGCCTTGCTTCCTTTCTGTAAGCAGGGCGCTGTGGTGCAGCACTTCTGTGACAGTGGCCCAGTGCTCCGCCTGGCATGCACCAACACCAAGAAGCTGGAGGAGACTGACTTTGTCCTGGCCTCCCTTGTCATTGTATCTTCCTTGCTGATTACTGCTGTGTCCTACGGCCTCATTGTGCTGGCTGTCCTGAGCATCCCCTCTGCTTCAGGCCGTCAGAAGGGCTTCTCTACCGGTACGTCCCACTTGATAGTGGTGACCCTCTTCTACGGAAGTGCCATTTTTCTCTATGTGCGGCCATCGCAGAGTGGTTCTGTGGACACTAACTGGGCAGTGACAGTAATAACGACATTTGTGACACCACTGCTGAATCCATTCATCTATGCCTTACGTAATGAGCAAGTCAAGGAAGCTTTGAAGGACATGTTTAGGAAGGTAGTGGCAGGCTTTTTAGGGAATCTTTTACTTGATAAATATCTCAATGAGAAAGCAGTAAAGTGA